In Candidatus Roseilinea sp., one DNA window encodes the following:
- a CDS encoding MFS transporter, whose protein sequence is MPTLRPRFPALASRDFRIFWVTQFISLIGTWMQTTVQAYLAYRITGQPIYLGLIGVAGTLPSLLFTLPGGVWVERLNKRNTVIAFQVVMMVQAFALAFLTLFGVVTIWWIIALAFVLGAANSIEITARQAMMVEIVGKAGLPNAIALNSTAFNVARVVGPALSAPLLLIFAERGEGWAFFLNGLSYLVVILGLLAIHPSRPDAASAGDHPRAASPNNALAQFREGQRYIRQTTLIGLIIVMAAVPGLFAFPVIQQIPAFARDVLAQPNDNDAVVAARNSAMVTAQGIGALLAAVMLTLLSAFHCKGRLMTAGQFAFSIALLGIGLSRNIGLTLPLLTLFGWGTVTSLATSNTIIQLVTPNALRGRVISTYLWALQGVAPFGSLLIGWIAQTWGAPAAALFGGLACLATYLAINLKTPTVRQFEG, encoded by the coding sequence GTGCCCACGCTGAGACCTCGCTTCCCTGCGCTTGCTTCGCGCGACTTCCGCATCTTCTGGGTCACGCAGTTCATCTCGCTGATCGGCACGTGGATGCAGACTACGGTGCAAGCCTATCTGGCCTATCGCATCACCGGCCAGCCGATCTACCTCGGCTTGATCGGCGTCGCCGGCACGTTGCCCTCGCTGCTGTTCACTCTGCCCGGCGGGGTGTGGGTGGAACGGCTCAATAAACGCAATACCGTCATCGCTTTTCAGGTGGTGATGATGGTGCAGGCCTTTGCGCTCGCCTTCCTCACCCTATTCGGCGTCGTCACCATCTGGTGGATCATTGCGCTGGCTTTCGTCCTGGGCGCGGCCAACTCGATCGAGATCACCGCGCGCCAGGCGATGATGGTCGAGATCGTCGGCAAAGCGGGGCTGCCCAACGCGATCGCGCTGAACTCGACTGCGTTCAACGTGGCACGCGTGGTCGGCCCGGCACTCTCCGCGCCGCTGCTGTTGATCTTCGCCGAACGGGGTGAGGGTTGGGCATTCTTCCTCAATGGCCTCAGTTACCTGGTCGTCATCCTGGGGTTGTTGGCGATTCATCCGAGCAGGCCGGATGCGGCATCGGCGGGCGATCATCCACGCGCAGCCTCACCGAACAACGCGCTCGCACAGTTCCGTGAAGGCCAGCGCTACATCCGTCAAACGACGCTGATCGGGTTGATCATCGTCATGGCCGCTGTGCCCGGCTTGTTCGCCTTCCCGGTCATCCAGCAGATCCCCGCCTTCGCGCGCGATGTGTTGGCGCAGCCGAACGACAACGACGCTGTGGTCGCCGCGCGCAACAGCGCCATGGTCACGGCGCAGGGCATCGGCGCGCTGCTCGCCGCGGTCATGCTCACCTTGCTCAGCGCCTTTCACTGCAAGGGCCGGCTGATGACGGCCGGCCAGTTCGCCTTCTCGATCGCTCTGTTGGGCATCGGCCTGTCCCGCAACATCGGGCTCACCCTGCCGCTCCTGACGCTATTCGGCTGGGGCACGGTCACCTCGCTGGCCACCAGCAACACCATCATCCAGCTCGTCACGCCGAACGCGCTGCGCGGCCGCGTGATCAGCACGTATCTGTGGGCGTTGCAGGGCGTCGCGCCGTTCGGCAGCCTGTTGATCGGCTGGATTGCACAGACCTGGGGCGCGCCGGCAGCGGCGCTATTCGGCGGCCTGGCGTGTCTGGCAACCTACCTCGCGATCAACTTAAAGACGCCGACGGTGCGGCAGTTCGAGGGGTGA
- a CDS encoding 2-alkenal reductase, which yields MMNKRLLSIIAATAILLSGCGSIPSFVRSLAEEAESRTMAATREEEAGTITPVINAPVVAQPTPTAIPDAARAKFDEEEAVLINLYERVSPAVVSIAVGRNTGSGVIAAGSGSGFVIDTAGYIVTNNHVVEGADRINVIFSDGTRARAELVGADSYSDLALLKVNRPAERLIAIELADSDEVKVGQRVVAIGNPFGLAGTMTLGIVSARGRVLPEASSSGQGAFSNPDIIQTDAAINPGNSGGPLLDTRGRVIGVNTAIRTNNQVGFGQPVNSGVGFAVPSNTVKRVVQALLNEGRVRYPYLGIQGAFSLAEVGDQFNLPVERGVVVGGVVEGGPVARAGLRGSTVSRSTGRITSLGDIILAFNGQPIGDYEELIALLVKNHQPGDRVTLTVWRDGRQLDLTVTLGERPR from the coding sequence ATGATGAACAAGCGACTTCTTTCGATCATCGCAGCGACGGCCATCCTACTGTCGGGCTGCGGTTCGATCCCATCGTTCGTGCGCTCGCTGGCCGAGGAGGCCGAGTCGCGCACGATGGCAGCCACGCGCGAGGAGGAAGCGGGGACGATCACGCCGGTCATCAACGCACCGGTCGTCGCCCAACCGACACCGACCGCCATCCCCGACGCGGCGCGCGCCAAGTTCGACGAAGAGGAGGCCGTGCTCATCAACCTATATGAGCGCGTCAGCCCGGCCGTGGTTTCGATCGCGGTGGGCCGGAACACCGGCAGCGGCGTGATCGCCGCCGGGTCGGGGTCGGGGTTCGTAATTGACACGGCCGGCTACATCGTCACGAACAACCACGTCGTGGAGGGGGCCGACCGGATCAACGTGATCTTCTCGGATGGCACACGCGCGCGCGCCGAATTGGTCGGCGCCGATTCGTACAGCGACCTGGCGCTGTTGAAGGTGAATCGCCCGGCCGAGCGCCTGATCGCGATCGAGCTGGCCGACTCGGACGAAGTGAAGGTGGGCCAGCGCGTGGTCGCCATCGGCAACCCATTCGGCCTGGCCGGCACCATGACGCTGGGCATCGTGAGCGCGCGCGGGCGCGTGCTGCCCGAGGCGTCATCGAGCGGCCAGGGCGCTTTCTCCAACCCGGACATCATTCAGACCGACGCTGCCATCAATCCGGGCAACTCGGGTGGGCCGCTGCTCGACACCCGTGGCCGGGTGATCGGCGTGAACACCGCGATCCGCACCAACAACCAGGTGGGCTTCGGCCAGCCGGTCAATAGCGGCGTGGGCTTCGCCGTGCCGTCGAACACGGTCAAGCGCGTGGTACAGGCGTTGCTCAACGAAGGGCGCGTGCGCTATCCGTATCTCGGCATCCAGGGCGCGTTCAGCTTGGCCGAGGTGGGGGATCAGTTCAACCTGCCGGTCGAGCGCGGCGTCGTCGTGGGCGGCGTGGTGGAAGGTGGGCCGGTCGCCCGCGCTGGGCTGCGTGGCTCGACCGTCAGCCGCAGCACCGGCCGGATCACCAGCCTGGGTGACATCATCCTGGCGTTCAACGGCCAGCCGATCGGCGACTACGAGGAGTTGATCGCGCTGCTGGTGAAGAATCATCAGCCGGGCGACCGCGTGACGCTGACGGTGTGGCGGGATGGCCGGCAGCTCGACCTGACCGTGACGCTGGGCGAGCGACCGCGATAG